One window of Plasmodium falciparum 3D7 genome assembly, chromosome: 7 genomic DNA carries:
- a CDS encoding erythrocyte membrane protein 1, PfEMP1, with translation MARPGSGGGGSSQDAKHVLDEIGQQVHDQVEKEAKERSNGDLKGNLTISTIFDTETTGTDDPCSSDYTTRFDARGDPCKKDGTGNDVERFSVKQGAECGNSKIHGNSKGGTGTEVGACAPYRRLNLCNKNLENINKYDNTKAKHDLLAEVCHAAKYEGASITLHYPQYQNKYDDSGSTMCTMLARSFADIGDIIRGKDLYLGKKKKKQNGKETEREKLEDNLRKIFENIKKENNSKLKSLTDDQIREYWWTENRETVWKAMTCSEDLKNSSYFHATCIDGKNQSQARNQCRCPKTSGNVNIVPTYFDYVPQYLRWFEEWAEDFCRKKKKKVQNLQKQCRDKYQGDDRYCSRNGYDCEQTINKIGKLVIGKGCINCLYACNPYVDWINNQKEQFDKQVKKYGTEISDGGSGSGAAGGGGGRKKRGTSTTNYDGYESKFYKIFKGKCGTVDAFLGLLNNEKACKEVKDGGKIHFEKVNSTSGGTAGSNKTFYHSEYCQPCPLCGVKKKDGGNEWEKKKEDEKCNIKLYKPKDGVVGTTINFLYSGDETNEIEKKLKKFCRTENGTGDSNSDPSLYDPWQCYHVKQLEKDKEGVDDPVYEANVKNGGGLCILPNPKKNQDSGNNSSNEPEQFQKTFNNFFNFWVAHMLKDSIYWRTKKLVKCLKNGNTIKCGMNCKDDCGCFKRWVEKKQQEWGEIKEHFGKQDFGKQGENGVGEMLGVLMKSPSYVLKFVLEKDVLLTSIKSGYGKPEDIERIEELLKEEKKKNEEEAADGTDNENKTTIDKLLKHELTDAKDCQQKCDKKPPPPETPARNLPPPDTQRDPNQEESEEEEEEEDEDAPDDGEVDGDKGDGQETEPEEEEDTEDAKVEPAKDTTEDTEQDGQGPPVKKDEVNPCDIVSKLFQNPNNFSDACTLKYVTGKNYGWKCVSSGNGTTSSEGRSPRVARSAPSGDKDGAICVPPRRRRLYVGRLTKWAESKQVTQPQEDGKAPLAPTPPTSSGSQSDPLLTAFVESAAIETFFLWHKYKVDKIREEKEQQELFTNTSTLGKELQDKLERGNIPTDFLRQMFYTLGDYRDILFSGSKDAKNGVNDIFSGDKEMKEKEEKIKGAIQTFFENGASQPPSGKRNDKHEEWWKNHGEHIWNGMICALTYKDNDAKGQTPTQIQEVRDNLWDSGKNEPKKPQYQYQTAKLEEKNSGTKPTNQTPSSTSDNTPTTLTDFISRPPYFRYLEEWGQNFCKERKKRLAQIKHECMDGDTQKYSGDGEYCEEIFSKKYNVLQDLSSSCAKPCRLYKTWIEKKKTEYEKQKKAYEEQKSNYENEQKDKCQTQSNNNANEFSRTLGASPTAAAFLNRLGSCKNDNVEDNGEDKLDFNNPEQTFRPATNCGPCPVIGVKCKNGNCSDTSNGNMCKGGMITAENINNSTDDVSMLVSDNSTTGFNGLDEACQGAGVFEGIKEDKWKCGTVCGVDICTLEKKDTNGQEGDKKYITMKELLKRWLEYFFEDYNRIQKKLKPCTKSENKSTCIKGCVEKWIDKKKEEWKNINNNYLQQYKYVGNTLTNFLEILIPKIDLTNDKKKIKDLPAFLKLYGCNCADNSQNSTQNDVVLCLLENLKTKAKKCEENHKPSGNQQQPCQESPSVEDDEEDLTLEETEENTEEAKKKMMPTICETVVPTEPEEPGETCTPAAAGGGHNPEQTPVLKPEEEAPTPEAETKKDKAPVKPPSQPTTPQIVDKTPALVTSTLAWSVGIGFAAFTYFFLKKKTKASVGNLFQILQIPKSDYDIPTLKSKNRYIPYRSGTYKGKTYIYMEGETSGDDDKYAFMSDTTDITSSESEYEELDINDIYVPGSPKYKTLIEVVLEPSGNNTTASGKNTPSDTQNDIQNDGIPSSKITDNEWNTLKDDFISNMLQNEPNDIPNDYSSGDIPFNTQPNTLYFDNNQEKPFIMSIHDRNLYTGEEYNYNVNMSTKNVDIPMSDKNDVYSGIDLINDSLNSNNVDIYDEVLKRKENELFGTNHPKHTNTHSVTKSSNSDPIDNQLNLFHKWLDRHRDMCEQWNNKEKVLDKLKEEWNKDNNSGDIHTSDSNKTLNTDVSIQIHMDNPKPKNEFKNMDTTPNKSTMDTMLDDLEKYNEPYYYDFYKNDIYYDVNDDDKTSMDNNNNLVDKNNPVDSNNSTYNHRNPADINKTFVDINNHNQHPIEKPTKIQIEMNSNNREVVEQQYPIADIWNI, from the exons ATGGCGAGGCCAGGTAGCGGTGGTGGAGGTAGTTCACAGGATGCCAAACATGTATTGGATGAAATTGGGCAACAAGTGCACGACCAAGTGGAAAAGGAAGCTAAAGAACGTAGTAATGGTGATTTGAAAGGAAATTTGACAATATCAACAATTTTTGATACGGAAACAACTGGCACCGATGATCCATGCAGCTCTGATTATACTACACGTTTTGATGCTCGCGGTGATCCGTGCAAAAAAGATGGAACAGGAAACGATGTAGAGCGTTTTTCGGTTAAACAAGGAGCAGAATGTGGTAATAGTAAAATACATGGTAATAGTAAAGGTGGAACTGGTACGGAGGTTGGCGCCTGCGCGCCGTATCGACGATTAAATTTATGTAACAAAAATCTCGAAAATatcaataaatatgataatacgAAAGCTAAGCATGATTTATTGGCAGAAGTGTGTCATGCAGCAAAATATGAAGGGGCATCAATAACACTTCATTATCCACaatatcaaaataaatatgatgattCTGGTTCTACAATGTGTACTATGTTAGCACGAAGTTTTGCTGATATTGGAGATATTATAAGAGGAAAAGATCTATAtcttggaaaaaaaaaaaaaaagcaaaatgGAAAAGAAACAGAAAGAGAAAAATTAGAAGATAATTTGAGAAAAATTTTCGAAAACATTAAGAAAGAGAATAATTCAAAACTTAAATCCCTTACAGATGACCAAATTAGGGAATATTGGTGGACAGAGAATCGTGAAACAGTATGGAAAGCCATGACATGTAGCGAGGACCTAAaaaattcttcatattttcatGCAACGTGCATTGATGGAAAGAATCAGTCTCAAGCTAGAAACCAATGCCGATGTCCCAAGACAAGTGGCAACGTAAATATTGTTCCCACATATTTTGATTATGTGCCACAGTATCTTCGCTGGTTCGAGGAATGGGCAGAAGACTTTTgtcgtaaaaaaaaaaaaaaagtacaaaaTTTGCAAAAACAGTGTCGCGACAAGTACCAGGGTGATGATCGATATTGTAGTCGTAATGGCTACGATTGCGAACAaactattaataaaataggTAAACTTGTTATAGGCAAAGGTTGCATTAACTGCTTGTATGCATGTAATCCTTACGTTGACTGGATAAATAACCAAAAAGAACAATTTGACAAACAAGTGAAAAAATACGGAACAGAAATATCAGATGGTGGTAGTGGTAGTGGTGCTGCTGGTGGTGGTGGTGGTAGGAAAAAACGAGGTACAAGTACTACTAATTATGATGGGTATGAaagtaaattttataaaatatttaaaggtAAGTGTGGAACCGTTGATGCATTTTTGggattattaaataatgaaaaagcaTGCAAAGAAGTTAAAGATGGAGGAAAAATTCATTTTGAAAAAGTTAATAGTACTAGTGGTGGTACTGCTGGTagtaataaaacattttatcATTCGGAATATTGCCAACCCTGTCCTCTATGTGGAGTGAAAAAGAAAGATGGTGGTAATGAAtgggaaaagaaaaaagaagatgaaAAATGCAATATAAAACTTTATAAGCCTAAAGATGGCGTAGTAGGTACTACTATTAATTTCCTATATAGTGGTGATGAAACTAatgaaattgaaaaaaaattaaagaaatttTGCCGAACAGAAAATGGTACTGGTGATAGTAATAGTGATCCTTCTTTGTATGATCCATGGCAATGTTATCACGTTAAACAGCTGGAGAAAGATAAGGAGGGTGTGGATGACCCAGTCTATGAAGCGAATGTAAAAAATGGAGGCGGATTATGTATATTGCCAAACCCCAAAAAAAACCAAGATAGTGGAAATAATTCTTCAAATGAACCTGAGCAATTCCAAAAGACattcaataatttttttaatttttgggTGGCACATATGTTAAAAGATTCCATATATTGGAGAACAAAAAAACTTGTgaaatgtttaaaaaatggTAACACAATAAAATGTGGAATGAATTGTAAGGATGATTGTGGTTGTTTTAAAAGATGGgttgaaaaaaaacaacaagaATGGGGGGAAATCAAAGAACATTTTGGCAAGCAAGATTTTGGCAAGCAAGGAGAAAATGGCGTAGGTGAAATGTTAGGCGTACTAATGAAATCTCCTTCTTATGTTCTTAAATTTGTTTTGGAGAAAGATGTACTTTTGACAAGTATTAAATCGGGTTATGGGAAACCAGAGGACATAGAACGTATTGAGGAACTGTTGaaagaggaaaaaaaaaaaaatgaagaagaagcAGCTGATGGCACCGACAATGAAAATAAGACCACAATTGATAAATTGCTTAAGCACGAATTAACAGACGCCAAAGATTGCCAACAAAAATGCGACAAAAAACCACCACCACCCGAAACTCCCGCTCGTAATCTACCACCACCTGACACCCAACGTGACCCCAACCAAGAGGAATccgaagaagaagaagaagaagaggaCGAAGACGCCCCCGATGACGGCGAAGTCGATGGCGACAAGGGCGACGGCCAGGAGACGGAGCCGGAGGAGGAAGAGGACACGGAGGACGCCAAGGTGGAGCCGGCAAAGGACACCACAGAAGACACAGAACAGGATGGGCAGGGACCACCGGTAAAAAAAGACGAAGTAAATCCATGTGATATAGTGTCTAAACTCTTTCAGAACCCAAACAATTTTTCCGACGCTTGTACCCTCAAATATGTTACTGGTAAAAACTACGGCTGGAAATGTGTATCAAGTGGTAACGGTACCACTAGTAGTGAGGGTCGTTCCCCACGTGTCGCACGTAGTGCCCCTAGTGGTGATAAGGACGGCGCTATATGTGTGCCACCCAGGAGACGACGATTATATGTGGGGAGATTAACGAAGTGGGCGGAAAGCAAACAGGTGACACAACCACAGGAGGATGGTAAGGCACCACTAGCTCCCACTCCGCCGACCTCGTCGGGGTCACAGAGTGACCCGCTCCTTACCGCCTTCGTGGAATCTGCTGCAATAGAAACTTTTTTCTTATGgcataaatataaagtagATAAAATAAGAGAGGAAAAAGAACAACAAGAACTATTTACAAATACATCAACCCTTGGAAAAGAACTTCAAGATAAATTAGAACGTGGTAACATACCCACCGATTTTTTGAGGCAAATGTTTTATACTTTGGGAGATTATagagatatattatttagtgGTAGTAAAGACGCGAAAAATGGTGTCAACGACATATTTAGTGGTGATaaagaaatgaaagaaaaagaagagaaAATAAAAGGTGCGATACAAACGTTTTTTGAAAATGGTGCTTCCCAACCTCCTAGTGGAAAACGAAATGATAAACATGAAGAATGGTGGAAAAACCACGGTGAACATATATGGAATGGAATGATTTGTGCTCTGACATACAAAGACAATGACGCCAAAGGCCAAACACCAACACAAATTCAGGAAGTGCGTGACAATCTTTGGGACAGTGGCAAGAACGAGCCAAAAAAACCCCAATACCAATACCAAACTGCCAAACTCGAAGAAAAAAACAGTGGTACCAAACCTACCAACCAAACCCCCTCATCCACTAGTGATAACACCCCCACCACCCTCACCGACTTTATATCACGCCCCCCCTACTTCCGATACCTTGAAGAATGGGGTCAAAATTTTTGTAAAGAGAGGAAGAAAAGATTGGCACAAATAAAACATGAGTGTATGGATGGTGATACACAAAAGTATAGTGGGGATGGGGAATATTGTGAAGAAATTTTTAGTAAGAAATATAACGTTCTCCAGGATTTAAGTTCCAGTTGCGCTAAACCTTGTAGATTGTATAAAACGtggatagaaaaaaaaaaaacagaatatgagaaacaaaaaaaggcATATGAAGAACAAAAAAGTAATTAcgaaaatgaacaaaaagaCAAATGCCAAACacaaagtaataataatgctAATGAATTTTCTAGAACACTAGGAGCGTCCCCTACAGCTGCAGCATTTTTAAATAGGTTAGGATCatgtaaaaatgataatgtaGAGGATAATGGAGAGGATAAATTAGATTTTAACAATCCAGAGCAAACATTTAGACCTGCAACAAATTGTGGTCCATGTCCTGTAATTGGAgttaaatgtaaaaatggTAATTGCAGTGATACTTCAAATGGAAATATGTGTAAAGGAGGAATGATTACTGCagaaaatattaacaattcTACTGATGATGTAAGTATGCTTGTGAGTGATAACAGTACAACGGGATTTAATGGTTTAGATGAGGCTTGTCAAGGTGCAGGTGTCTTTGAAGGTATTAAAGAAGATAAATGGAAATGTGGGACGGTATGTGGTGTAGATATATGTACTCtggaaaaaaaagatacGAATGGGCAAGAAggtgataaaaaatatatcacaaTGAAAGAATTGCTTAAACGATGGctagaatatttttttgaagatTATAAtagaattcaaaaaaaattaaagccATGTACGAAAAGTGAAAATAAATCCACATGTATAAAAGGCTGTGTAGAAAAATGgatagataaaaaaaaggaagaatggaaaaatataaacaataattaCCTtcaacaatataaatatgttggTAATACTTTAACTAATTTTTTAGAGATTTTGATACCTAAAATTGATCTcacaaatgataaaaaaaagattaaGGATTTACCTGCGTTCCTGAAGTTATATGGATGTAATTGCGCTGATAACTCACAAAATAGTACACAAAATGATGTTGTTCTATGTTTGCTTGAAAATCTTAAAACAAAAGCAAAAAAGTGTGAAGAGAACCACAAACCTAGTGGCAACCAACAACAACCGTGTCAAGAATCCCCCTCCGTTGAAGACGATGAAGAGGACTTAACCCTTGAGGAAACAGAAGAAAATACAGAGGAGGCaaagaagaagatgatgCCGACAATTTGTGAAACTGTGGTACCAACAGAACCAGAAGAACCTGGAGAGACTTGTACACCAGCAGCAGCAGGTGGTGGCCACAACCCCGAACAAACCCCCGTTCTCAAACCCGAAGAAGAAGCACCAACACCAGAAGcggaaacaaaaaaagacAAAGCCCCAGTGAAACCCCCATCACAACCAACAACCCCCCAAATAGTGGATAAAACCCCCGCCCTGGTGACCTCCACCCTCGCCTGGAGCGTTGGCATCGGTTTTGCTGCGTtcacttatttttttctaaag aaaaaaaccAAAGCATCTGTTGGAAATTTATTCCAAATACTGCAAATACCCAAAAGTGATTATGATATACCTACATTGAAATCCAAAAATAGGTACATACCATATAGAAGTGGTACATATAAAggcaaaacatatatatatatggaaggAGAAACTAGTGGAGATGACGATAAATATGCATTTATGTCTGATACTACTGATATAACCTCTTCCGAAAGTGAATATGAAGAATTagatattaatgatatatatgttccTGGTAGTCCTAAATATAAAACGTTGATTGAAGTGGTACTAGAACCTAGTGGTAACAACACAACAGCTAGTGGTAAAAACACACCTAGTGATACACAAaatgatatacaaaatgatgGTATACCTAGTAGTAAAATTACAGATAATGAGTGGAATACATTGAAAGATGATTTTATATCTAATATGTTACAAAATGAACCAAATGATATACCAAATGATTATAGTAGTGGTGATATTCCATTCAATACACAACCGAatactttatattttgataataatcaAGAAAAACCTTTTATTATGTCTATTCATGATAGAAATTTATATACTGGagaagaatataattataatgttaaTATGAGTACTAAAAATGTTGATATTCCAATGagtgataaaaatgatgtatACAGTGGTATAGATTTAATTAATGATTCGTTGAATAGTAATAATGTTGATATTTATGATGAAGTtttgaaaagaaaagaaaatgaattatttggAACGAATCATCCAAAACATACTAATACACACAGTGTTACCAAATCAAGTAATAGTGATCCTATAGATAATCAATTGAATTTGTTCCATAAATGGTTAGATAGACATAGAGATATGTGTGAACAGtggaataataaagaaaaagtattagataaattaaaagaagaatggaataaagataataatagtgGTGACATTCACACAAGTGATAGTAACAAAACGTTGAATACTGATGTTTCTATACAAATACATATGGATAATCCTAAACCAAAGAATGAATTTAAGAATATGGATACAACCCCCAACAAATCTACTATGGATACTATGCTGGATGATCTAGAAAAGTATAACGAACCCTACTACtatgatttttataaaaatgatatctattatgatgtaaatgatgatgataaaacaTCTATGGATAACAACAATAACCTTGTAGATAAGAATAACCCTGTGGATAGTAACAACTCCACCTATAACCACCGCAACCC